From Thermogladius calderae 1633, a single genomic window includes:
- a CDS encoding HEPN domain-containing protein: protein MAKSYFEEAEKRVRVAEMMLGEGSYAYAIRQCQEAVELSLKASLRLVGVEPPKWHDVGPVLVELSDRFPDWFRDKIPELAAISRWLRRETEPSMYGDEETGLPPSRLYTRPYAEKAVEAAKLVVSYAKRLLSEYTRGPG, encoded by the coding sequence AAGAGGGTAAGGGTTGCCGAGATGATGTTGGGCGAGGGCTCCTACGCGTACGCCATAAGGCAGTGCCAGGAGGCTGTAGAGCTCTCCCTCAAGGCGTCGCTGAGGCTGGTGGGCGTAGAGCCCCCTAAATGGCACGACGTCGGCCCTGTCCTAGTAGAGCTCTCCGACAGGTTCCCCGACTGGTTCAGAGACAAGATACCCGAACTGGCCGCCATCTCGAGGTGGTTGAGGAGGGAGACGGAGCCCTCCATGTACGGCGACGAGGAGACGGGACTACCCCCTTCCAGGCTCTACACGAGGCCGTACGCGGAGAAGGCCGTAGAGGCGGCGAAACTCGTGGTCTCCTACGCCAAGCGCCTACTATCCGAGTACACGCGGGGGCCGGGCTGA
- a CDS encoding DUF1667 domain-containing protein yields the protein MAPTGDAPAVSVKTRRPVPKGCIWLVMEKLKDVVLRAPVNIGDVVLRDVCCTDVVATRRVARVAT from the coding sequence ATTGCTCCCACGGGCGATGCGCCAGCGGTCTCCGTCAAGACGAGGCGCCCGGTACCCAAAGGCTGTATCTGGCTGGTGATGGAGAAGCTAAAGGACGTCGTCTTGAGGGCGCCCGTCAACATAGGCGACGTAGTGTTGAGAGACGTCTGCTGTACTGATGTGGTGGCCACGAGGAGGGTGGCGAGAGTGGCCACGTAG